A stretch of the Bacillus sp. FJAT-18017 genome encodes the following:
- a CDS encoding Gfo/Idh/MocA family protein, giving the protein MKIGIISFAHMHAHSYASVLNSMENVTFAGIADENVERGRKYSDLFNTTYFKSYQELLETDIDAVIVTSENSLHHQHVLAAARAGKHVLCEKPLATNVKDSEEMIRICEANQVLLGTAFPVRFNTPIREAKKMIEQGLLGEILAIKGTNRGTNPGGWFIDKEKSGGGAVLDHTVHVVDIMRWFTGAEVEEVYAEIGNMYIDHPIDDCGIITMEFSNGMFATLDCSWSRNSSYPIWGDVTLEIIGSKGNAKVDAFSQKLDLYSNTEGVQWLGWGDDMDEGLIENFVRSVKEGKPPLATGHSGLKAVEVAMAAYESFDKNKPVKLR; this is encoded by the coding sequence ATGAAAATTGGAATTATCAGTTTCGCCCATATGCATGCCCATAGTTATGCTTCCGTTCTAAATAGTATGGAGAATGTGACGTTTGCAGGCATCGCCGATGAAAATGTAGAAAGAGGACGTAAGTATTCCGACTTGTTTAACACAACCTATTTTAAAAGCTATCAGGAGTTGCTGGAGACTGACATTGATGCCGTAATCGTGACATCCGAAAATAGCCTTCATCACCAGCATGTGCTTGCGGCAGCCAGGGCTGGAAAGCATGTACTATGCGAAAAACCCCTAGCTACGAATGTAAAAGATAGTGAAGAAATGATCCGCATTTGTGAAGCAAATCAGGTGTTATTAGGAACTGCCTTCCCCGTTCGATTTAATACACCAATCCGTGAAGCTAAAAAGATGATTGAACAGGGATTACTCGGGGAAATTCTGGCAATTAAAGGAACGAATCGCGGAACCAATCCCGGCGGCTGGTTCATCGATAAAGAAAAATCAGGTGGCGGAGCCGTTCTTGACCATACAGTTCACGTTGTCGATATTATGAGATGGTTCACAGGTGCGGAAGTTGAAGAAGTCTATGCGGAAATAGGCAATATGTATATTGATCATCCAATTGATGATTGCGGGATAATTACGATGGAATTCTCAAATGGGATGTTCGCTACCCTGGATTGCAGCTGGTCACGGAATAGTAGCTACCCTATATGGGGCGATGTGACCTTAGAAATAATCGGATCGAAGGGAAACGCAAAGGTTGATGCGTTTTCCCAAAAGCTCGATTTGTATTCCAATACTGAAGGAGTTCAATGGCTTGGCTGGGGCGATGATATGGATGAGGGACTCATTGAGAATTTTGTTAGGAGTGTTAAAGAAGGAAAGCCGCCGCTTGCAACAGGGCATTCAGGTTTGAAGGCTGTAGAAGTTGCAATGGCTGCCTACGAATCTTTTGACAAAAACAAGCCTGTAAAACTGCGCTGA